The Corynebacterium glaucum genome includes a region encoding these proteins:
- a CDS encoding GNAT family N-acetyltransferase, protein MKFRELSLHDATRAAEIEAELFAGDHPWSRDVYLAEIAQPYTFYVGAFNDGGNGNGNGDGDSDGGELLIGFAGLAMLGPRDDPEFEVHTIGVDRAYQGRGIGRALMDQLVHTADLLDGPMFLEVRTDNAPAIALYKSYGFYVLATRKQYYQPSGADAYSMMRPRKSEQGVERSNT, encoded by the coding sequence ATGAAATTTAGGGAGCTTTCGCTTCACGACGCCACGCGCGCCGCAGAAATCGAAGCGGAATTGTTCGCGGGAGACCACCCTTGGTCGCGCGACGTCTACCTCGCGGAGATCGCCCAGCCGTACACTTTCTACGTCGGCGCCTTCAACGACGGCGGCAACGGTAACGGCAACGGCGACGGCGACAGCGACGGCGGGGAGCTGCTGATCGGCTTCGCCGGGCTCGCCATGCTCGGCCCGCGCGATGATCCGGAGTTCGAGGTGCACACGATAGGTGTCGACCGCGCCTACCAGGGCCGCGGCATCGGCCGTGCACTCATGGACCAGCTTGTCCACACCGCCGACCTACTCGACGGGCCGATGTTTCTCGAAGTGCGCACAGACAACGCACCTGCAATCGCGCTGTACAAAAGCTACGGTTTTTACGTGCTGGCCACGCGAAAGCAGTACTATCAGCCCTCCGGTGCGGACGCCTACTCCATGATGCGGCCCCGCAAATCGGAGCAGGGCGTGGAAAGGAGCAACACATGA
- the tsaD gene encoding tRNA (adenosine(37)-N6)-threonylcarbamoyltransferase complex transferase subunit TsaD, with amino-acid sequence MIVLGIESSCDETGVGIVQLHDDGQMEILADVVASSMEQHARFGGVVPEIASRAHLEAMPQVMEAALKDAGIEKPDAVAATVGPGLAGALLVGASAAKAYAAAWGVPFYGVNHLGGHVAVANLDGEAELPHSIALLVSGGHTQLLEVDAVGKPMRELGSTLDDAAGEAYDKVSRLLGLGYPGGPIVDKLAASGEASIAFPRALTRAEDLRGEHRYDFSFSGLKTAVARHVEAAEREGRVISIEDTCASFQEAVCDVLTMKAVMACEDTGARTLLLGGGVAANARLRELAGERCAAKGIELRVPRFGLCTDNGVMVAALGAQLIHEGAQPSGLGVGTDTSLEIEVPLV; translated from the coding sequence ATGATTGTGCTCGGCATTGAATCCTCGTGCGACGAGACCGGGGTCGGCATCGTGCAACTGCACGATGACGGGCAGATGGAGATTCTCGCCGACGTGGTCGCCTCCTCCATGGAGCAGCACGCGCGCTTCGGCGGCGTGGTTCCGGAGATCGCGTCGCGTGCACACCTTGAGGCGATGCCGCAGGTCATGGAGGCTGCGCTCAAGGACGCCGGAATTGAAAAACCGGATGCTGTTGCCGCGACGGTGGGGCCGGGTCTTGCCGGCGCGCTGCTTGTCGGTGCCTCGGCGGCGAAGGCGTACGCGGCCGCGTGGGGTGTGCCGTTTTACGGCGTGAACCACCTTGGCGGCCACGTTGCGGTGGCCAACCTCGACGGGGAGGCGGAACTCCCGCACTCCATCGCTCTCTTGGTCTCCGGCGGGCACACGCAGCTGTTGGAGGTTGACGCGGTGGGTAAACCCATGCGCGAGTTGGGGTCCACGCTCGACGATGCCGCCGGTGAAGCCTACGACAAAGTGTCGCGGCTATTAGGCCTGGGATATCCGGGCGGCCCGATCGTCGATAAGCTTGCTGCTTCTGGTGAGGCTTCGATTGCTTTTCCGCGAGCCCTGACCCGGGCCGAAGACCTGCGCGGCGAGCACCGCTACGATTTTTCTTTCTCTGGGTTGAAGACAGCGGTGGCGCGCCACGTTGAGGCCGCTGAGCGCGAGGGGCGGGTGATCTCGATTGAGGACACGTGCGCGTCGTTCCAAGAAGCGGTGTGCGATGTGCTCACGATGAAAGCCGTGATGGCCTGCGAAGACACGGGCGCGCGCACCTTGTTGCTCGGCGGTGGTGTGGCGGCGAATGCACGGCTCCGGGAGCTGGCGGGCGAGCGGTGCGCGGCGAAGGGGATCGAGCTGCGAGTGCCGCGGTTCGGTCTGTGCACGGATAACGGGGTGATGGTCGCGGCGCTGGGCGCCCAGCTGATTCACGAGGGGGCGCAGCCGTCTGGACTCGGAGTGGGGACCGACACTTCGCTCGAGATCGAAGTGCCGTTGGTGTAG
- the groES gene encoding co-chaperone GroES — MANVNIRPLDDKVLVQIAEAETTTASGLVIPDSAAEKPQEAVVIAVGPGRHDEDGERIPMDVKEGDTVIFAKYGGTELKYNGEEYLLLSARDLLAVIEK; from the coding sequence ATGGCTAACGTCAACATCCGCCCGCTCGACGACAAGGTGCTCGTGCAGATCGCCGAAGCTGAAACCACCACTGCTTCCGGCCTGGTCATCCCGGACTCCGCTGCGGAGAAGCCGCAGGAGGCCGTGGTTATCGCTGTCGGCCCGGGCCGCCACGACGAGGACGGCGAGCGCATCCCGATGGACGTCAAGGAAGGCGACACTGTCATCTTCGCGAAGTACGGCGGCACCGAGCTGAAGTACAACGGCGAGGAGTACCTTCTGCTGTCTGCTCGCGATCTGCTGGCAGTCATCGAGAAGTAG
- the groL gene encoding chaperonin GroEL (60 kDa chaperone family; promotes refolding of misfolded polypeptides especially under stressful conditions; forms two stacked rings of heptamers to form a barrel-shaped 14mer; ends can be capped by GroES; misfolded proteins enter the barrel where they are refolded when GroES binds), whose translation MAKLIAFDQEAREGIQRGVDTLADAVKVTLGPRGRNVVLSKAWGGPTVTNDGVTIARDIDLEDPFENLGAQLVKSVAVKTNDIAGDGTTTATLLAQALVAEGLRNVAAGANPIELNKGIAAAAEKTVAELKARATEVSASSEIANVATVSSRDTEIGDMVAGAMDKVGKDGVVTVEESTSIDSFVDLTEGISFDKGFLSPYFMTDPDAGQAVLDDARVLLVRGKISSLPDFLPLLEQIAQANLQLLIIAEDVEGEPLQTLVVNTLRKTLKVVAVKAPYFGERRVAFMDDLAVVTAATVIDPEVGINLKDATLDHLGSARRVTVTKDDTVIVDGAGTAEAVEDRREQLRRDIATTDSTWDREKTEERLAKLSGGVAVIKVGAATETEMNERKLRVEDAINAARAAVEEGIIAGGGSALVQIARELEEFAEGFEGEQKTGVLAVSRALTRPAFWIAENAGLDGSVVVSKVAEMGNGEGFNAATLEYGNLIEQGIIDPVKVTDSAVVNAASVARMVLTTEASVVTKPAEEDEPDHGHAH comes from the coding sequence ATGGCAAAACTCATTGCATTTGACCAGGAGGCCCGCGAGGGCATCCAGCGCGGCGTGGACACCCTTGCCGACGCGGTCAAGGTCACCCTCGGCCCCCGTGGCCGCAACGTCGTCCTCTCCAAGGCATGGGGCGGGCCAACCGTGACCAACGACGGCGTGACCATCGCCCGCGACATCGACCTCGAGGATCCGTTTGAGAACCTCGGCGCGCAGCTGGTGAAGTCCGTGGCTGTCAAGACCAACGACATCGCCGGCGACGGCACCACAACCGCGACGCTGCTCGCCCAGGCACTGGTTGCCGAGGGGCTGCGCAACGTTGCCGCTGGTGCGAACCCGATCGAGCTGAACAAGGGCATCGCGGCCGCGGCCGAGAAGACCGTGGCAGAGCTCAAGGCGCGCGCCACCGAGGTCTCCGCATCCAGCGAGATCGCGAACGTGGCCACCGTGTCCTCGCGCGACACCGAGATCGGCGATATGGTCGCAGGCGCAATGGACAAGGTGGGCAAGGACGGTGTGGTCACCGTCGAGGAGTCCACCTCCATCGACTCGTTTGTCGACCTCACCGAGGGCATCTCCTTCGACAAGGGGTTCTTAAGCCCATACTTCATGACGGATCCGGACGCCGGGCAGGCAGTGCTTGACGACGCCCGCGTGCTGCTGGTGCGCGGCAAGATCTCCTCGTTGCCGGATTTTCTGCCGCTGCTTGAGCAGATCGCGCAGGCTAACCTGCAGCTGCTTATCATCGCCGAGGACGTCGAAGGCGAGCCGCTGCAGACTCTCGTGGTGAACACGCTGCGCAAGACCTTGAAGGTTGTCGCGGTGAAGGCGCCGTACTTCGGCGAGCGTCGCGTCGCGTTCATGGACGATCTGGCAGTGGTCACCGCGGCCACCGTCATCGACCCTGAGGTTGGTATCAACCTGAAGGACGCAACCCTGGATCATCTCGGCTCCGCGCGCCGCGTCACCGTGACCAAGGATGACACGGTCATTGTCGACGGCGCGGGTACCGCCGAGGCAGTCGAGGACCGCCGCGAGCAGCTGCGTCGCGACATCGCGACTACCGATTCGACCTGGGACCGCGAAAAGACCGAGGAGCGCCTGGCGAAGCTGTCCGGCGGCGTCGCGGTGATCAAGGTCGGCGCTGCGACCGAGACCGAGATGAACGAGCGTAAGCTGCGCGTCGAGGATGCCATCAACGCCGCACGCGCTGCGGTGGAGGAGGGCATCATCGCCGGCGGCGGTTCTGCGCTTGTGCAGATTGCGCGCGAGCTCGAGGAGTTCGCGGAAGGTTTCGAAGGCGAGCAGAAGACCGGTGTGCTGGCTGTGTCGCGTGCGCTGACCAGGCCGGCGTTCTGGATTGCGGAAAACGCTGGTCTCGACGGCTCCGTTGTGGTGTCGAAGGTTGCTGAGATGGGCAACGGTGAAGGATTCAACGCGGCGACGCTTGAGTACGGCAACCTCATCGAGCAGGGCATCATTGACCCGGTGAAGGTCACCGACTCCGCAGTGGTCAACGCTGCGTCGGTGGCGCGTATGGTGCTGACCACGGAGGCTTCCGTGGTGACCAAGCCTGCGGAAGAAGACGAGCCCGATCACGGCCACGCCCACTAA
- a CDS encoding WhiB family transcriptional regulator → MSLPHLLPGPNADFWDWQLHGSCRGEASEVFYHPDGERGRARTQRENRAKAICYQCPVLTQCREHALRVAEPYGIWGGMSESERHAILRGARGGLKVAAASAK, encoded by the coding sequence ATGTCCCTGCCGCACCTGCTTCCTGGACCGAACGCTGACTTTTGGGATTGGCAGCTGCACGGCTCTTGCCGCGGCGAAGCGTCCGAGGTGTTCTACCACCCAGACGGTGAGCGTGGCCGCGCGCGTACGCAGCGCGAGAACCGTGCGAAGGCGATCTGCTACCAGTGCCCGGTGCTCACCCAGTGCCGCGAGCACGCGCTGCGGGTCGCCGAGCCCTACGGCATCTGGGGCGGCATGAGCGAGTCCGAGCGCCACGCCATCCTCCGCGGCGCTCGCGGCGGCCTCAAGGTTGCTGCAGCCTCCGCCAAGTAA
- a CDS encoding sigma-70 family RNA polymerase sigma factor yields the protein MAEQGNDDELKELVPLAAGGDQRALRDVLRIIYPQVVRYTRARIGGGRMPTAEDVAQEICLAVATSIHKYEDLGRPFMAFVYGIAFNKVADAHRALFRDKLTPTEDVPDSVAAGGTPEDFALEVDGSNEIRALLDLLGDKARDIIVLRVFVGLSAEETAEAVGSTPGAVRVAQHRAITKLRKALEEQDRDS from the coding sequence GTGGCTGAACAGGGCAATGACGACGAGCTGAAGGAGCTTGTCCCGCTTGCTGCAGGCGGAGACCAGCGAGCGCTGCGCGACGTGCTGCGCATCATCTACCCCCAGGTCGTCCGTTACACGCGGGCGCGCATTGGTGGAGGGCGGATGCCGACGGCCGAGGATGTCGCGCAGGAAATTTGCCTTGCAGTTGCCACCTCGATTCACAAGTACGAGGACCTGGGCCGACCGTTCATGGCATTCGTGTACGGCATCGCGTTTAACAAGGTTGCTGACGCGCACCGCGCGTTGTTTCGCGACAAGCTCACGCCCACCGAAGACGTCCCGGACTCGGTGGCAGCCGGAGGTACGCCAGAAGATTTCGCCTTAGAAGTCGATGGAAGTAATGAAATCCGAGCGTTGCTCGATCTACTGGGTGACAAGGCGCGCGACATCATCGTTCTACGAGTGTTCGTGGGCCTCTCCGCGGAAGAAACAGCCGAGGCTGTGGGCTCAACGCCCGGGGCAGTGAGGGTTGCACAACACCGCGCGATTACAAAGTTGCGCAAAGCGCTTGAAGAACAGGATAGAGACTCATGA
- a CDS encoding DUF5319 domain-containing protein codes for MMPLDPFANDPNDPASFIEDDEQPVPLSPQERAEVTQDLDYVRDCMRRLRPRGILGIYFQCEDCEELHFYDWEIMEQNMLASLRGELPPVHEPSADPNVDAYVPWEYAMGYLDGLDAR; via the coding sequence ATGATGCCGCTGGACCCGTTCGCGAACGATCCGAACGATCCGGCGTCGTTCATCGAAGACGATGAACAGCCGGTGCCGTTGTCACCCCAGGAACGCGCGGAAGTCACGCAGGACTTGGATTACGTGCGCGATTGCATGCGTCGGTTGCGCCCGCGCGGGATTCTCGGGATCTACTTCCAGTGCGAGGACTGCGAAGAGCTGCACTTCTACGACTGGGAGATCATGGAGCAGAATATGCTCGCTTCCTTGCGCGGCGAGCTGCCGCCGGTGCATGAGCCGAGCGCAGATCCAAACGTCGACGCGTACGTGCCGTGGGAGTACGCGATGGGCTACCTCGACGGCCTCGACGCGCGCTAG
- the guaB gene encoding IMP dehydrogenase — MSEEIERVLTGGDDPDKVLLRGLTFDDVLLLPAESHIVPSEVSTSTQFTRNIRLGIPVASAAMDTVTESRMAIAMARQGGIGVLHRNLSAQEQAEQVDIVKRSESGMVTNPVTATPEMTIRDVDALCARFRISGLPVVDDAGRLVGIITNRDMRFEPDYERKVAEVMTPMPLVVAQEGVDKQEALALLSANKVEKLPIIADDGTLAGLITVKDFVKSEQYPNASKDEAGRLMVAAGVGTGDDSYDRAGLLVEAGVNALVVDSAHAHNNRVLEMVSRVKQDFGDRVDVIGGNLATRSAAQAMIDAGADAIKVGIGPGSICTTRVVAGVGAPQITAILEAAVPARKAGVQIIADGGMQHSGDVAKALAAGASSVMLGSMLAGTAEAPGEIVVVGGKQYKRYRGMGSMGAMQGRGLTGEKRSFSKDRYFQADVASEDKLVPEGIEGRVPYRGEIDAITHQIVGGLRAAMGYTGSASVEELQTKQFVQITAAGLRESHPHDITQTVEAPNYRG; from the coding sequence ATGTCAGAAGAAATTGAGCGCGTACTCACAGGCGGGGATGATCCGGACAAGGTGCTGCTGCGGGGCCTGACTTTCGACGACGTGCTTCTCCTGCCGGCGGAGTCTCACATCGTACCGTCCGAGGTATCGACCTCGACGCAGTTCACGCGGAATATTCGCCTCGGCATCCCGGTGGCATCCGCGGCGATGGATACCGTGACCGAGTCGCGGATGGCAATCGCGATGGCACGCCAGGGCGGAATCGGCGTGCTGCACCGCAACCTGAGCGCCCAGGAGCAGGCCGAGCAGGTCGACATTGTGAAGCGCTCCGAGTCCGGCATGGTGACCAACCCGGTGACCGCGACGCCGGAGATGACCATCCGCGACGTGGACGCGCTGTGCGCTCGCTTCCGTATCTCCGGCCTGCCCGTGGTAGACGATGCGGGGCGGTTGGTGGGCATTATCACCAACCGCGACATGCGCTTCGAGCCGGACTACGAGCGCAAGGTGGCCGAGGTGATGACGCCGATGCCGCTGGTGGTGGCGCAGGAAGGCGTGGACAAGCAGGAGGCGCTTGCGCTGCTATCGGCCAACAAGGTGGAAAAGCTGCCGATTATTGCCGACGACGGGACGCTGGCCGGTTTGATCACCGTGAAGGACTTTGTGAAGTCGGAGCAGTATCCGAACGCATCGAAGGACGAGGCGGGTCGGCTCATGGTCGCTGCGGGCGTTGGTACTGGCGACGACTCCTACGACCGTGCCGGCCTGCTCGTTGAGGCAGGTGTCAACGCGCTGGTGGTGGACTCCGCCCACGCGCACAACAACCGCGTGCTGGAGATGGTCTCTCGGGTGAAGCAGGACTTCGGCGACCGCGTGGACGTCATCGGCGGCAACCTGGCGACGCGCTCCGCGGCGCAGGCGATGATCGACGCTGGCGCGGACGCGATCAAGGTGGGTATCGGCCCGGGCTCGATCTGCACCACGCGCGTGGTGGCGGGCGTGGGCGCGCCGCAGATCACCGCGATCCTTGAGGCGGCGGTGCCGGCGCGCAAGGCTGGCGTGCAGATCATCGCCGACGGCGGCATGCAGCACTCCGGCGACGTGGCGAAGGCGCTGGCCGCCGGCGCGTCTTCGGTGATGCTCGGCTCCATGCTGGCCGGCACCGCTGAGGCCCCGGGCGAAATCGTCGTGGTGGGCGGCAAGCAGTACAAGCGCTACCGTGGCATGGGTTCCATGGGCGCGATGCAGGGCCGCGGGCTGACGGGCGAGAAGCGCTCGTTTTCCAAGGACCGCTACTTCCAGGCTGATGTGGCCAGCGAGGACAAGCTCGTGCCGGAGGGCATCGAAGGCCGTGTGCCGTACCGCGGCGAAATCGACGCGATCACCCACCAGATTGTCGGTGGTCTGCGCGCGGCGATGGGCTACACCGGCTCGGCGTCGGTGGAGGAGCTGCAGACGAAGCAGTTCGTCCAGATCACCGCTGCCGGCCTGCGTGAGAGCCACCCGCACGACATCACGCAGACCGTCGAGGCCCCAAACTACCGGGGGTAG
- a CDS encoding GuaB3 family IMP dehydrogenase-related protein, producing MRDYVEIGIGREARRAYSLGDVALVPARRTRSSKDVDLAWHFDAYSLESPILSHPTDALASPEFVIEMGKQGGVGVIDAEGLWGRHASFEEAVREVVNANSSLRQAFDPRELDEMLNTMHQATATLQRLHSAELDRDLLAERIAQVRDSGVTVAVRVSPQNARELAPVVIAAGAEILFIQGTLISAEHVQQGGEPLNLKEFVGSLDVPVVAGGVFDYSTATHLMRSGVAGIIVGSGDTHHSQAVRVPLATAIADVAAARRDYLDETEGRYVHLIADADINNANGIAVALACGADAVMAGRAFSYATEAAAGGLYWEAQAAHPRNPRGRVQDAAHGPRQPLEVVMHGPSTDPNGSLNLIGGLRRVMAKCGYTAVKDFHKVPLTVRPTL from the coding sequence ATGCGAGATTACGTAGAGATTGGCATCGGTCGCGAGGCTCGCAGGGCTTATTCGCTTGGCGACGTCGCGTTGGTCCCGGCTCGCCGCACCCGCTCATCCAAGGACGTGGACCTGGCGTGGCATTTCGATGCGTACAGCCTTGAGTCGCCGATTCTTTCCCACCCGACGGATGCGTTGGCGAGCCCGGAGTTTGTCATCGAGATGGGCAAGCAAGGCGGGGTTGGTGTCATCGACGCGGAGGGGTTGTGGGGCCGCCACGCGTCGTTCGAGGAGGCGGTGCGCGAGGTCGTAAACGCGAATTCGTCGTTGCGGCAAGCGTTCGACCCGCGTGAGCTGGACGAGATGCTGAACACGATGCACCAGGCAACCGCGACGCTGCAGCGGCTGCATTCAGCTGAACTCGACCGGGATCTGCTGGCAGAGCGCATTGCGCAGGTGCGTGATTCGGGGGTGACCGTGGCGGTGCGGGTGAGCCCGCAGAACGCGCGCGAGCTCGCCCCGGTGGTCATCGCCGCCGGCGCGGAGATCCTGTTCATCCAGGGCACCTTGATTTCCGCCGAGCACGTGCAGCAGGGTGGCGAACCGCTCAATTTAAAGGAGTTCGTCGGCTCGCTTGACGTGCCTGTGGTGGCTGGTGGCGTATTCGATTACTCCACCGCGACGCACCTCATGCGCTCCGGTGTGGCTGGCATCATTGTCGGATCCGGCGACACCCACCACTCGCAGGCGGTGCGTGTGCCGTTGGCGACTGCGATCGCCGACGTGGCTGCCGCGCGCCGCGACTACCTGGATGAGACCGAGGGGCGATACGTGCACCTCATCGCAGACGCGGACATCAACAACGCAAACGGCATCGCAGTGGCGCTGGCGTGCGGTGCCGATGCCGTGATGGCTGGCCGGGCGTTCTCGTACGCGACTGAAGCCGCGGCGGGCGGGCTCTATTGGGAAGCCCAGGCGGCGCACCCGCGCAACCCGCGTGGCAGAGTACAAGACGCGGCGCACGGGCCGAGGCAACCGCTTGAGGTGGTCATGCACGGGCCGTCGACCGACCCGAACGGCTCGCTCAACCTGATCGGCGGTCTGCGCCGCGTGATGGCAAAGTGCGGCTACACCGCGGTGAAGGACTTCCACAAGGTGCCGCTCACCGTGCGCCCGACGCTCTAG
- a CDS encoding PAS domain-containing protein, giving the protein MSNRVTVMRGALDDAPSHEVGVNDIFFSVTDAKGVITHVNDVFMHYAQYSADELIGQPHNLIRNQEMPAGAFKLMWDTIKAGRPFAAYVRNQAKNGSAYDVFATVTPLADGSFLSVRTRPMTPLFNAAGDVYQEANEVEHTDEAQALSRRERAERGVGKLAELIPDYDAFIRDALPAEVIALEEAGFRLPDGEGETYEAAVALYRELDEFMAALTAINDAVEGLRTANATLIEESAVTDTVRAEMEKIDADETTRTLLLAPLQVWSTMRGVLDQNAQQLAATADELYVKTSNARMAIALARLHTAQTAEFAAETVTTAADGDAAGTNAASMRLLVDALETDVRSMNDAVFAHSSLHGRVEMKVNSIAELTKLPLDMLDSWNEATAASDMSTQVAPLAAKIDEAVRAAEASVEQLQRAVDKLAKAPSAEGVHAALTRLNAAVA; this is encoded by the coding sequence ATGTCGAATCGAGTCACAGTTATGCGCGGCGCGCTGGACGATGCACCTTCCCACGAAGTCGGTGTCAACGACATCTTCTTTTCCGTCACCGATGCCAAGGGTGTGATCACCCACGTCAATGACGTATTCATGCACTACGCCCAGTACTCGGCGGATGAGCTGATTGGTCAGCCTCACAACCTGATCCGGAACCAGGAGATGCCTGCGGGTGCGTTCAAGCTGATGTGGGACACCATCAAGGCGGGTCGCCCGTTCGCGGCGTACGTGCGCAACCAGGCCAAGAACGGTTCCGCCTACGACGTGTTCGCCACTGTCACTCCGCTCGCGGACGGCAGCTTCCTCTCCGTGCGTACCCGCCCAATGACGCCGCTCTTCAACGCTGCGGGCGACGTGTACCAGGAGGCGAACGAGGTCGAGCACACCGATGAGGCCCAGGCCCTTAGCCGCCGCGAGCGCGCGGAGCGCGGCGTGGGCAAGCTCGCCGAGCTCATCCCGGACTACGACGCATTCATCCGCGACGCGCTGCCCGCCGAAGTGATCGCTCTCGAGGAAGCTGGTTTCCGCTTGCCGGACGGCGAGGGAGAAACGTACGAAGCCGCGGTCGCGCTCTACCGCGAGCTCGACGAGTTCATGGCCGCGCTCACCGCCATCAACGACGCGGTCGAGGGTCTGCGCACGGCTAACGCCACCCTCATCGAGGAAAGCGCAGTGACCGATACCGTGCGCGCGGAGATGGAGAAGATCGACGCCGACGAGACCACTCGCACGCTGCTGCTTGCGCCGCTGCAGGTCTGGTCGACGATGCGCGGCGTGCTTGACCAGAACGCACAGCAGCTCGCGGCAACTGCGGACGAGCTCTACGTGAAGACCTCGAACGCACGTATGGCGATCGCGCTCGCGCGCCTGCACACGGCGCAGACCGCGGAGTTCGCTGCCGAAACCGTCACCACTGCCGCCGACGGTGATGCCGCCGGAACCAACGCCGCATCGATGCGCTTGCTTGTCGACGCCCTCGAGACCGACGTCCGCAGCATGAACGACGCAGTTTTCGCGCACTCTTCGCTGCACGGACGCGTGGAGATGAAGGTGAACTCCATCGCGGAGCTGACCAAGCTGCCGCTCGACATGTTGGATAGCTGGAACGAAGCCACCGCAGCCTCCGACATGAGCACCCAGGTCGCGCCTTTGGCCGCGAAAATCGATGAGGCGGTGCGGGCTGCCGAGGCGTCGGTGGAGCAGCTGCAGCGGGCCGTCGATAAGCTTGCGAAAGCTCCTTCTGCCGAGGGTGTGCACGCGGCGCTGACGCGGCTCAACGCTGCTGTCGCTTAA
- the guaA gene encoding glutamine-hydrolyzing GMP synthase — translation MKPVLVLDFGAQYAQLIARRVREANVYSEVVPSTITADELKAKDPAALVLSGGPSSVYEDGAPQLDPAIFDLGLPIFGICYGFQAMTRALGGTVEKTGAREYGRTQLLVDGGVLHAGLPETHPVWMSHGDSVTAAPEGFAVTASTPGAPVAAFEDASRRFAGVQYHPEVMHSPHGQQVLTRFLTEIAGLEQNWTASNIAEQLIGDVREQVGDGHAICGLSGGVDSAVAAALVQRAIGDRLTCVFVDHGLLRQGEREQVETDFVAATGAKLVTVDEREAFLSKLAGVTEPEAKRKAIGAEFIRSFERAVAGILAESGDAGQSVDYLVQGTLYPDVVESGGGTGTANIKSHHNVGGLPDDVEFKLVEPLRLLFKDEVRAVGRELGLPEVIVNRQPFPGPGLGIRIIGEVTEERLETLRAADAIAREELTRAGLDEQIWQCPVVLLADVRSVGVQGDGRTYGHPVVLRPVASEDAMTADWVRVPYEVLETISTRITNEVADVNRVVLDVTSKPPGTIEWE, via the coding sequence GTGAAACCTGTACTTGTCCTGGATTTCGGTGCCCAATACGCGCAGCTCATCGCGCGGCGTGTGCGTGAAGCGAACGTCTACTCGGAGGTTGTGCCGTCGACGATTACGGCGGACGAGCTCAAAGCGAAGGATCCGGCGGCGCTGGTGCTTTCCGGCGGGCCGTCGAGCGTGTACGAGGATGGTGCGCCGCAGCTTGACCCGGCAATTTTCGATCTCGGCCTGCCGATCTTCGGGATTTGCTACGGCTTCCAGGCCATGACGCGCGCGCTTGGCGGCACGGTTGAAAAGACCGGTGCGCGAGAGTACGGCAGGACACAGTTGCTTGTCGACGGAGGTGTGCTCCACGCCGGCCTCCCCGAGACCCACCCGGTGTGGATGTCGCACGGCGACTCCGTGACTGCCGCGCCGGAGGGCTTCGCCGTGACCGCGTCGACGCCCGGAGCGCCGGTGGCGGCGTTTGAGGACGCGTCGCGGCGCTTTGCCGGCGTGCAGTACCACCCCGAGGTGATGCACTCGCCACACGGACAGCAGGTGCTGACGCGGTTCCTGACCGAGATCGCGGGGCTGGAGCAGAACTGGACTGCGTCGAATATCGCGGAGCAGCTGATCGGTGACGTGCGCGAGCAGGTCGGCGACGGCCATGCGATCTGCGGTTTGTCCGGCGGCGTGGATTCCGCGGTGGCGGCGGCGCTGGTGCAGCGCGCGATCGGGGACCGGTTGACGTGCGTGTTTGTTGACCACGGGCTGCTGCGCCAAGGCGAGCGCGAGCAGGTGGAGACCGACTTTGTGGCCGCGACGGGCGCGAAGTTGGTCACGGTGGATGAGCGCGAGGCGTTCTTGTCCAAGCTTGCCGGCGTGACCGAGCCGGAGGCGAAGCGCAAGGCGATCGGCGCGGAGTTCATCCGCTCCTTCGAGCGCGCAGTTGCTGGGATCCTCGCGGAATCCGGTGACGCGGGGCAGTCCGTCGACTACCTTGTGCAGGGCACGCTGTACCCGGACGTGGTGGAATCCGGGGGCGGCACCGGCACGGCGAACATCAAGAGCCACCACAACGTCGGCGGGCTGCCGGATGATGTGGAGTTCAAGCTGGTCGAGCCGCTGCGGTTGCTGTTCAAGGACGAGGTGCGTGCCGTTGGCCGTGAGCTGGGGCTTCCCGAGGTGATAGTGAACCGCCAGCCGTTCCCGGGTCCGGGGCTGGGCATCCGCATCATCGGCGAGGTCACCGAGGAGCGCCTGGAGACGTTGCGCGCCGCCGACGCCATCGCGCGCGAGGAGCTCACCCGCGCCGGATTGGACGAGCAGATTTGGCAGTGCCCGGTGGTGCTGCTTGCCGACGTCCGCTCCGTCGGCGTCCAGGGCGACGGCCGCACCTACGGTCACCCGGTCGTGCTGCGGCCGGTGGCGTCTGAAGACGCGATGACCGCGGACTGGGTTCGCGTGCCGTACGAGGTGCTGGAGACGATTTCGACCCGCATCACCAACGAGGTGGCGGACGTGAACCGCGTGGTGCTCGACGTGACGTCGAAGCCGCCGGGGACTATCGAATGGGAGTAA